ACGCATGGTCGAGTAGCCGCCCGCGAAGAAACGGTCGTAGACTGGCGTGTCGTCGCCGGTGAAGCCCAGCCGCGTCTGCGCGACCAGCACGTGCCGGCCGGAGTGGTCGGGGCGCTCGTTCAGCAAGAAGTACTTGCGGGCGTCGACCACGGCCCGGGGGTAGTTGAAGCTGCCGACCACCTGCTCCAGCTGCAGCTCCACGTAGTGGCCGTCGGTGGCGAAGAAGGGGTTGTTGCGGGTGTCGTTGGCGATCACCACGCCGAACCCGTTGAGACTGTTGTCGCCGACGGTCTCGGCCAGCTCGGGCACGGCGATGGTGTTGGCGTCATGGATGTTGACGTTCTCGCCGCGGTAGGTGAGCCGGGCGGTCAGGTCGTTCTCGGTCCACTGGTAGCCCAGGCTCACGCGGCCGCCCAGACGCTGCTCGTCCCAGTCGGTGTAGCGGCGGTCGTAGAACGAGCCTGAGAGCGAGAGGCTGATCGGCGTGTCAAACAGGTAGGGGTTGGTGAAGCTCATCAGGTACCGCTGCACCTGGGTGCCCGGCGCGGCCTCGATGCGGAAGCTCTGACCCCCGCCCCGGAACGCGGTGCCGTTCACCACATCCTGCCAGCTGGTGGGGATCCGCCGCCAGTCGAAGTTGCGCTCGTCGATCATGATCTGGCCCACCACGCCCGCGTCCGAGTTGACGCCGACGCCCACCATGAACCGGCCGGTCTGCGCTTCGGCCAGCTGCACGTGCAGGTCGACCGCGGGCTCGCCTGTGGCGAAGCCCTGGTTGGGGAACAACGCGGGGTCGGGGGTCGTGCTGGGGATCTGCGGCGTGGGCGGGTAGGGCGTTCCGGCGGGCGGGATATCGCTAGGCGACGTCGGCGCAGGGTAACCGGGCGGCGGGTAGCCCGGGGGCGCAGCGGCCGGTGGCGGCGGGAAGCCCCCTCCGGTCGGCGGGGCGTACGCGGGCTGCGGTTCGTAAACGGGTTGCTGACTCGGCTGGTACTGCTCGTACTGCACGGGCTGGACCGGCTGAGCCGGCGCGACCGGCGCCGACGCGGGGCTGGTGGCGCGGGGCACCGTCCCGCCGTACGGCTGCTGGTACACCGCCTGCTGCGGGCTCTGACCGCGGATCTGCTGCGTCGGTGGGAGCTGCAGGTCGGCGTACGCGGCGTGCACGGGGCGGTTGGCGGACTGCCAGGCGCTGCGCTCGGTGATCGGCGGCTTGTACGCCACGTGGCGGTGCACGGGCTCTTCCACCGGCGGCAGCCGCCGGATGCTTGGCCCGCCGCTTGAGAACTGTGCGCCGGGGCTCAGGCGTTGATTCGCAGCGTCTGGTTGCGCGTCATCCTGCACGGGGGCGCCGGGCGCGGCGGTATCGACTGCGTCGGGCAGCTCGATGTGCACGTCCACGGGCGGAAGCGTCTGCTCCGGGGACGGCTGCTGCGGCTGGCGGCTGAACGCCTGGTAGAGCCGGCGGCCGGGCCGCTTGAGCTGCTCGACAATCCACGACTCGTCCTGCGGGCTCTGGCCGCGGATCGCGCCGCCGCCCGAGGCGACAAACTCCGTGTCGTCGAGCTCGGGGATGCGGTAGGTGATCTTCGGCGAAACGCCCCGCGCCGGGTCGGTCAGGAACAGCTGGCTGGCCTGCAGCCGCCGCTCGCTGGCGCGCAGCTCACGGATGTCCATGATCTCGCCCGGCCGGAGCGACAGCCGGTTGAGCGCGGTCTGGATGCGGGTGTGGGGGTTCTCGCCGTCGATGTGCACGAAGATGCGCCCCACGCGCCACTTCTTCCCCTCGTCGATGTGGTAGACCAGGTCGATCTTGCCGGGCTCCTCGAGAAATACCGGTTCCGCCTTCACGTCGGCGAACACGTAGCCCTGGCTGCCGTAGACCTCCTTGAGCCACTCGACGTCGGCGTTCATCTTGGCCTGCTCGAAGAACTCGCCCTGCGGCAGCTTGGCGCCGAGCGCGAGCGAGTCGTCGCCGAACTTCTCGTTGCCGACGTAGCGGACCGTGCGGACCTCGTAGCGGGGCCCTTCGTGGATCACGAACTTCACGGTGACCCACTCGCCGGTCTCGCCGAACTCGAGCGTGCGGCCGACCTTGGCCTGGAAGAAGCCAAAGGCGCGGTAGTACTCGGTCAGCTTGCGGAGGTCGCCATCGAGGGTCTCGCGGTTGAAGTTGCCGCCGATCAGGTAGAAGTAGCCCGGCTTGGTTTGCACGCGGGTCTTGAGCCGGCGGTCGCTGGCGAAGTCGGAGTCGTTGCCCTCGAACTGCACCTTCCAGATCTTCTGCTTCACGCCCTCGTTGATCACGTAGACGATGCCGCGGTCGTCGGCCTGGTCGCCCTCGAGGATCGTGACCTGGGCGTTGGGGAAGCCGGCGTCGGCGTAGGCGGCCAGGATCTTGCGGCGGCCGTCCTCCACCAGGTAGGGGTCGACGGCGGCGCCCTCCTTCAGGCCGGTTTCCTTGGCGAGCTTCTTGTCCTTGAGCTTCGAGTTCCCCAAGTACGAGACGTAGCGGACCGTCGAGCGTTCGACCACGCGGAGGATGACGATCCGACCGTTCTCGGTGCGCTCCGAGTAGGGACGCACGCTGACGAACCACGGCATCGAGGCGAGCTTGCGAACGTCGCGGGCGAGCGCGGCCGAGTCGAACGGCCGGCCTACCCGCGTGGAAAGCTGCGCCGTGATCTTAGGGGCAGGGATGGTCTTGTTGCCCTCGACGCGGATGTCGGCGACCAGCTCTTCTCCGGCCAGCATCGACAGCCCTGTGGGCGCCGGGGTAGCGACCGTTTCCGGCCCGATCCGCTGACTGCCGATCGGTGACGTCGGCAGCCCACGGCCCGGCGACTGGGCGTAGGCGGCGTAGGCCGCCATCGACAGCACGAGGGCTACACACAGGCGCGTCCGGGATGGGCTGGTCAATTGGTTTGTCATAGGTATCAGGCGTGTTGCTCGCGTCAGGCGTCTGTCGTGTAGCTCGCTTGAAGCGCCGGAGCGGACTCGGAAGGCCGCAACGCGTCGACTCGGCGGGGGCGCTACAAATGCCCTCCGCCGGGAAACGGGCCGCGTAGAGATACAAGAACCCCGCAGGCGTCACAAGGCAGATTGGCCCCGCTGCTAGCAGGCCGGCCCCGGCCACGGGGCAACGAAGGTCGCCGGCCGGCGAGTGGCCGCCGTCCCGTTTGCTTGACCGACGCGAAGTGGCTGCCTAGTCTACACTTGCGCGCACTTGGAGGCGGCGACGACGCCGGGTGTGCGAGTCTGGCGGCGCGGTGGTCCGGAACCCACCGCGGCTCGTACCCGCCACCCGTTCGAACGGCAGGCCGCGGCACGGTCCGCGGCGGTGAGGGTCACCATGGTGAATACTGCGCTGAGTTTCTGGACCAGGCCCGTTGTGCTCGTAATGGTCTGCCTGTCTTGCGCGTCTTCGCGCGGGCAGGGCGTATCGCTGGGCGGGTTCATTCCCTTCGTTGGCTTCGGGATGACCGACGAGGCCAAGTCGCTCGACGCGATCGACCTGGGCGACGTGCCGTTCATCTCCGACCCCGCCAACAGCCCCGGCGCGCCGCTGCTGGGCTCGGGCGCGACGCCGTACTTTGACATCGCGCTGTTCGACTCCGGCGCCGCCACCCACATCATCACCC
This genomic interval from Posidoniimonas corsicana contains the following:
- a CDS encoding BamA/OMP85 family outer membrane protein, which encodes MTNQLTSPSRTRLCVALVLSMAAYAAYAQSPGRGLPTSPIGSQRIGPETVATPAPTGLSMLAGEELVADIRVEGNKTIPAPKITAQLSTRVGRPFDSAALARDVRKLASMPWFVSVRPYSERTENGRIVILRVVERSTVRYVSYLGNSKLKDKKLAKETGLKEGAAVDPYLVEDGRRKILAAYADAGFPNAQVTILEGDQADDRGIVYVINEGVKQKIWKVQFEGNDSDFASDRRLKTRVQTKPGYFYLIGGNFNRETLDGDLRKLTEYYRAFGFFQAKVGRTLEFGETGEWVTVKFVIHEGPRYEVRTVRYVGNEKFGDDSLALGAKLPQGEFFEQAKMNADVEWLKEVYGSQGYVFADVKAEPVFLEEPGKIDLVYHIDEGKKWRVGRIFVHIDGENPHTRIQTALNRLSLRPGEIMDIRELRASERRLQASQLFLTDPARGVSPKITYRIPELDDTEFVASGGGAIRGQSPQDESWIVEQLKRPGRRLYQAFSRQPQQPSPEQTLPPVDVHIELPDAVDTAAPGAPVQDDAQPDAANQRLSPGAQFSSGGPSIRRLPPVEEPVHRHVAYKPPITERSAWQSANRPVHAAYADLQLPPTQQIRGQSPQQAVYQQPYGGTVPRATSPASAPVAPAQPVQPVQYEQYQPSQQPVYEPQPAYAPPTGGGFPPPPAAAPPGYPPPGYPAPTSPSDIPPAGTPYPPTPQIPSTTPDPALFPNQGFATGEPAVDLHVQLAEAQTGRFMVGVGVNSDAGVVGQIMIDERNFDWRRIPTSWQDVVNGTAFRGGGQSFRIEAAPGTQVQRYLMSFTNPYLFDTPISLSLSGSFYDRRYTDWDEQRLGGRVSLGYQWTENDLTARLTYRGENVNIHDANTIAVPELAETVGDNSLNGFGVVIANDTRNNPFFATDGHYVELQLEQVVGSFNYPRAVVDARKYFLLNERPDHSGRHVLVAQTRLGFTGDDTPVYDRFFAGGYSTMRGFDFRGASPRAGGDFMFLNTLEYLFPLTADDMVNGVCFCDFGTVEDSVTIDTWRVAPGVGLRIQVPAMGPAPIALDFAWPVSRADTDELQVFTFNVGFMR